In Thunnus thynnus chromosome 20, fThuThy2.1, whole genome shotgun sequence, a single window of DNA contains:
- the LOC137172447 gene encoding protein FAM117A-like, producing MSGRSGAGQTRGAAVGPQPLKATIPYQLASKPRPSRRDGKSAGKAKPQQLSPGMRRTMSLDAIIGPYLQGHWPKEPEGQGSLSRKDKSTQTPDSWTDKTQSRRGSSSSSNSSSSSSSSHKRSASWGSAEHLREIAKLKQQLQQRSKPAVSGGHDKDRQCGYPQGSCSLGTTQTQPIPIPLAPLSTLVPRLRCSVEGLNQELEGMFICQPTHQQHRLLEVPDGHRAPVPSQSRSSGSQSDPAATTPLSSSPTSSSPCSSPTYISSSLPNCEDALLDSHQGLIDGAEMCLLSPFSSQSEADLSLPLLISSSPGPNKSCCFQREPPEGCEKIRVWEETSAPREQKPALISSCPDPNKVNFTPHGGSAFCPVSLLKPLLPSMDLLFRSLAVSPAGSCSNQGTSSCQATSSGNRTAPPDPPAPAAVMGESSGEGLAF from the exons ATGTCAGGCCGAAGTGGAGCTGGACAGACCCGGGGAGCTGCGGTGGGTCCACAGCCCCTCAAGGCGACCATTCCCTACCAGCTGGCCAGCAAACCTCGACCCAGCCGGAGAGATGGAAAGTCAG CTGGGAAAGCCAAACCGCAGCAGCTGAGCCCCGGCATGAGGCGGACGATGTCTCTTGATGCCATCATCGGTCCGTACCTGCAGGGACACTGGCCCAAAGAACCAGAGGGTCAGGGCAGCCTGTCTCGCAAGGACAAATCCACTCAG ACCCCAGACTCATGGACAGACAAAACGCAGAGCaggagaggcagcagcagcagcagtaacagcagcagcagcagcagcagtagtcaCAAACGGTCGGCATCATGGGGCAGCGCTGAACATCTCCGGGAG ATTGCTAAACTAaaacaacagctgcagcagcgcAGCAAACCTGCAGTCTCAGGGGGACATGACAAAGACCGCCAGTGTGGGTATCCTCAGGGGAGCTGTAGCCTGGGAACTACTCAG ACTCAGCCAATTCCCATCCCTCTCGCTCCCCTGTCTACACTGGTCCCTCGGCTGCGCTGCAGCGTGGAGGGCCTCAACCAAGAGCTGGAAGGCATGTTCATCTGCCAGCCAACACATCAGCAGCACAGG CTCCTTGAGGTCCCAGACGGACACCGGGCTCCAGTCCCTTCGCAGAGCCGCAGCAGCGGATCTCAGAGTGACCCCGCCGCCACCAcacctctctcctcatctcccacctcctcctcaccctgCTCCTCTCCCACCTATATCTCCAGCTCCCTGCCCAATTGTGAAGACGCACTTCTGGACTCGCACCAAG GGTTGATAGACGGCGCAGAGATGTGCCTCCTGTCTCCGTTCTCCTCCCAGAGCGAGGCTGACCTCTCCCTGCCTCTGCTGATCTCCTCCTCACCAGGGCCCAACAAAAGCTGCTGCTTCCAGAGAGAGCCTCCAGAAGGCTGCGAAAAGATCCGAGTCTGGGAGGAGACcag CGCTCCACGCGAGCAGAAACCAGCCCTCATCTCCTCCTGCCCAGACCCCAACAAGGTCAACTTTACCCCCCATGGGGGCTCGGCCTTCTGCCCCGTCAGCCTCCTCAAGCCGCTGCTCCCCTCCATGGACCTGTTGTTCCGCAGCCTTGCGGTCTCCCCAGCAGGCAGTTGCTCAAACCAGGGAACAAGCTCCTGCCAGGCAACCTCCTCTGGCAACCGGACCGCTCCTCCAGATCCCCCCGCACCCGCCGCCGTCATGGGAGAAAGCTCCGGAGAGGGCCTCGCTTTCTGA